The window AAAGCCCCGGTCAAGCAGGTTTCGGCGTCCGGGTCGGTGAAGGTGCAGGGCCTGCAGGCCCGGGTCGCGCGCGACTCCCGGATCTGGGTGGAGGGCAAGCACGACGCCGAGCTGGTCGAACGCGTCTGGGGGCACGACCTGCGCGTCGAAGGCGTCGTCGTGGAGCCCCTCGACGGCGTCGACGTCCTCTCCGAGCGGATCGCCGAGTTCGGCACCGGACCCGGCCGCCGCCTCGGCGTCCTGGTCGACCACCTCGTACCCGGCAGCAAGGAGTCGCGGCTGGTCCAGGCCGTCCGCGACGAGCACGTGCTGGTCACCGGGCACCCGTACATCGACGTCTGGGAAGCCGTGCGCCCCGCCGCCGTCGGCATCCGGGCGTGGCCGAAGATCCCGCGCGGCACCGAGTGGAAGCAGGGGATCTGCGACGCGCTCGGCTGGGGGCAACCTTTCGAAGGCTGGCAACGTGTCCTGAGCGGGGTGAGCAGTTTCCGCGACCTCGAGACCCCGCTCATCGGGGCCGTGGAGCGGCTCATCGACTTCGTCACCGAGCCGACGGAAGAGGACTGAATGTCTGAATTGTCCAAGGTCACGCGTAGGTCACGTCCCGTCACCGCGCCGGTGCGAACCGGCACGATCTGAGAGCATGAAGCCATGTCCTGGGCACTGGTCTGGTTGATCGTCGGCATCGCCCTGATGATCGCTGAAGTCGTCTCCGGCGACTTCGTGCTGATCATGCTGGGCGTCGGCGCGCTGTTCGGCGCCGGGGCCGACGTGCTCACCGGGAACCTCTTCGTCGACGTCGTCGTGTTCGCCGTCGCCTCCGTCGGCATGCTCGTGCTGGTCCGGCCCGCGCTGAAGCGCCGCTTCCTCGCCGGGCCGATCCACCACACCGGCATCGACGCGCTGATCGGCGCCCGCGCCGTCGTCGTGTCCACAGTGGACTACGAGGCCGGGCAGGTGAAGCTGGCCGGCGACGTCTGGTCCGCGCGCAGCCTGTCGGAAAACGTTCCACCGATCGAGCCCGGCACTCCGGTCACCGTCGTGGAGATCTCCGGCGCCACCGCCGTCGTGTCGGCCGAGCCGTGAGCCTGGGGCTCGTCGTCGTTCCCGAAGGCCGGGCCGCGGTGATCGAACGCGGCGGGCGGTTCCGTGCCGTGCTCGGCCCCGGCCGGCACTTCGTGCTGCCGTTCGCCGACACGGTCCGGGCACGCGTCGACCTCGGCGACCAGGTCCTGTCCGCGCCGCCGCGCGTCATCGAAGCGGGTGACGGGCGGGAAGTCCTCATCGGATTCGAGGTCGTCTTCGCCGTCACCGATCCGCGGCTGGCGACCTACGAGATCAGCAACCCGGCGATGGCGATCGAACAGCTGACGACCACGGCACTGCGGCAGGAAGCGAGCCTGACCACGGCCGAGCGCGCCGTCACCGCGCCGGGGGACCTGCACCGTACAGTGTGGACGGTCCTGCACGACACCACGGGCCGCTGGGGGATCGAAACCCGGGAGCTGAAGCTCGCGGTGAGCCCGCCCGCGGCGCCCGGAACACCGTCAACCGCGCAAGAATGGTACTAGGTAAGGGGAAGATCTCTTGACCACCACAGTGATCATCGTGGTCGTCTTATTGGCTCTCTTCGTGATCATCACGGTGGCCAAGGCGATCATGGTCGTGCCGCAGGCGCAGTCGGCGGTGATCGAGCGGCTGGGCCGGTTCCGCACGGTGGCCTCGCCCGGCCTGACCTTCCTGGTGCCGTTCCTGGACAAGGTGCGCGCCCGGATCGACCTGCGCGAGCAGGTCGTCTCGTTCCCGCCGCAGCCGGTGATCACCGAGGACAACCTGACGGTGTCCATCGACACCGTCGTGTACTTCCAGGTCACCGACTCCCGTGCCGCGGTGTACGAGATCTCCAACTACATCGTCGGTGTCGAGCAGCTGACCACCACCACGCTCCGCAACGTCGTCGGTGGCATGAGCCTCGAGCAGACGCTGACCTCGCGCGACTCGATCAACACGCAGCTGCGTGGCGTGCTCGACGAGGCGACCGGCCGCTGGGGCATCCGCGTCGGCCGCGTCGAGCTCAAGGCGATCGACCCGCCGCCCTCCATCCAGGACTCGATGGAGAAGCAGATGCGCGCCGACCGGGAGAAGCGCGCCATGATCCTCACTGCGGAAGGCCAGCGGGAATCGGCGATCAAGACCGCGGAAGGCCAGAAGCAGAGCCAGATCCTCTCCGCCGAAGGTGCCCGCCAGGCCACCATCCTCGCCGCCGAGGCCGAGCGGCAGTCCCGCATCCTGCGGGCCCAGGGTGAACGGGCCGCCCGGTACCTGCAGGCGCAGGGCCAGGCGAAGGCGATCGAGAAGGTGTTCGCCGCGATCAAGGCCGGCCGCCCGACGCCGGAGGTGCTGGCCTACCAGTACCTGCAGACGCTCCCGCAGATGGCGCAGGGCGACGCCAACAAGGTCTGGATGATCCCGAGCGACTACGGCAAGGCCCTCGAAGGCTTCGCCCGCGCGCTCGGCGCCCCCGGCGACGACGGTGTGTTCCGCTACGAGCCGCCGAAGGACGACGACGTCCCGGCCAAGCCCGACCTCGAGGACGAAGAGGTCTCGAGCTGGTTCGAGACGAAGAGCGACCCCAAGGTCGCCGAGGCGGTCGCGGCCGCGGAAGCCGTCGCGCGCAAGGAGGTCCCGGCGATCGGGGCGCCTTCGTCGCCGCCCGCGCGCCCGGCGATCCCGCGTCCGGTGCAGCAGCAGCCCGAGCCGGAGCAGGCGGACGAGGAGCGGGGCACGGAGGTCACGTCCGCGCCGCAGCAGCCGCCGACCCCGCAGAGCGGTCA of the Amycolatopsis sp. NBC_01488 genome contains:
- a CDS encoding DUF3097 domain-containing protein — protein: MRSHSYDDVLAGPRRKKVPEVPAEPGLVVEDPASGYCGAVVKIEYGNVVLEDAKGRHRVFPLAPAGFLLEGKPVTLVPVKTVKAPVKQVSASGSVKVQGLQARVARDSRIWVEGKHDAELVERVWGHDLRVEGVVVEPLDGVDVLSERIAEFGTGPGRRLGVLVDHLVPGSKESRLVQAVRDEHVLVTGHPYIDVWEAVRPAAVGIRAWPKIPRGTEWKQGICDALGWGQPFEGWQRVLSGVSSFRDLETPLIGAVERLIDFVTEPTEED
- a CDS encoding NfeD family protein gives rise to the protein MSWALVWLIVGIALMIAEVVSGDFVLIMLGVGALFGAGADVLTGNLFVDVVVFAVASVGMLVLVRPALKRRFLAGPIHHTGIDALIGARAVVVSTVDYEAGQVKLAGDVWSARSLSENVPPIEPGTPVTVVEISGATAVVSAEP
- a CDS encoding SPFH domain-containing protein, with translation MSLGLVVVPEGRAAVIERGGRFRAVLGPGRHFVLPFADTVRARVDLGDQVLSAPPRVIEAGDGREVLIGFEVVFAVTDPRLATYEISNPAMAIEQLTTTALRQEASLTTAERAVTAPGDLHRTVWTVLHDTTGRWGIETRELKLAVSPPAAPGTPSTAQEWY
- a CDS encoding SPFH domain-containing protein; the protein is MVVPQAQSAVIERLGRFRTVASPGLTFLVPFLDKVRARIDLREQVVSFPPQPVITEDNLTVSIDTVVYFQVTDSRAAVYEISNYIVGVEQLTTTTLRNVVGGMSLEQTLTSRDSINTQLRGVLDEATGRWGIRVGRVELKAIDPPPSIQDSMEKQMRADREKRAMILTAEGQRESAIKTAEGQKQSQILSAEGARQATILAAEAERQSRILRAQGERAARYLQAQGQAKAIEKVFAAIKAGRPTPEVLAYQYLQTLPQMAQGDANKVWMIPSDYGKALEGFARALGAPGDDGVFRYEPPKDDDVPAKPDLEDEEVSSWFETKSDPKVAEAVAAAEAVARKEVPAIGAPSSPPARPAIPRPVQQQPEPEQADEERGTEVTSAPQQPPTPQSGQPLPQPQAPVGPPPGGQYQGPPPQSPPPGQFGGPQQNPGSGPFPQQPPFGGPQGGPRR